In one window of Vespa crabro chromosome 6, iyVesCrab1.2, whole genome shotgun sequence DNA:
- the LOC124424590 gene encoding 5-oxoprolinase isoform X3, with the protein MDKESFEFSIDRGGTFTDVYARCPSGKIRVMKLLSVDPANYEDAPREGIRRILEQETGVKMNGEVDTSKIAWIRMGTTVATNALLERKGAKMALLINEGFKDLLFIGNQARPNIFDLEIVTPEVLYERVVEVRCRVIPALPGRCQLVKDSWRKVKGSTGEDLYVTQELNEEKLKEDLLELKQLGIESIAVVLAHSYTYAEHEIRVGELAKEIGFSQISLSHQVMPMTRIVSRGFTTCADAYLTPHIKQYLQGFSSRFKDNLKGVNVLFMQSDGGLTPMNSFNGSRAILSGPAGGVVGYAMTTYGKETDLPVIGFDMGGTSTDVSRYGGSYEHVYESTTAGVTIQAAQLDVNTVAAGGGSMLFFRSGLFEVGPESAGAHPGPACYKKNGPLAVTDANLALGRLLPEYFPQIFGPNENEPLDKFRTMEAFEKLTNEINEFLINEGLRSEFDKMTIEEVAMGFIKVANETMCRPIRALTQVLFFKAKGYDTSRHVLACFGGAGGQHACAIARSLGMSTVFVHKYAGILSAYGMALADVVEEAQEPSAEIYEKNSFQRLDERLDILAARARKKLAQQGFDHFQIHVESFLHLRYEGTDCALMCSPKLDSENSLDSPKHGDFLTTFLERYQTEFGFTMPNRKILINDIRVRGTGRTTIIEDKILPSFSKPAKPEKLSMVYFEGGYQDTKIFQLSSLLPGHVIEGPAIIMDSLSTLLIEPDCTGFITSKGDIKITIGKGIRTKVTTDLDTIQLSIFSHRFMSIAEQMGRILQRTSISTNIKERLDFSCAVFGPDGGLVSNAPHIPVHLGAMQETVQYQMKAFKGKFTRGDVILSNHPSAGGSHLPDLTVITPVFYRDMEQPVFFVASRGHHADIGGITPGSMPPHSTMLIQEGATFKSFLLVHKGVFREKELTEALMEPGKIPGNSGTRNLSDNLSDLKAQIAANHRGTQLVNELIDIYGLDVVQAYMGHIQQNAELAVRDMLKLVGNKVLRDSGSSSVTAVDYLDDGSRIKLRLDFDVEKGEAVCDFTGTGYEVWGNCNAPRAVTLSALIYCLRSIVGRDVPLNQGCLKPVRVIIPKGSLLDPSEEAAVVGGNVLTSQRVVDVVLQAFGACAASQGCMNNITLGTVEWGYYETVAGGSGAESNTLVQHGMVEVAFTHT; encoded by the exons ATGGATAAAGAAAGTTTTGAATTTTCCATCGATCGTGGCGGCACCTTCACTGACGTCTACGCGAGATGTCCTAGCGGGAAAATTAGagttatgaaattattatccgTTGATCCTGCTAATTACGAGGACGCACCTCGCGAAGGAATTCGTAGGATACTCGAACAG gAAACTGGAGTGAAAATGAATGGTGAAGTGGATACTTCTAAGATAGCTTGGATTCGAATGGGAACGACGGTAGCTACGAACGCGTTATTAGAACGCAAAGGTGCTAAAATGGCCTTATTGATAAATGAAGGTTTCAAggatcttctttttattggcAATCAAGCGAGACCAAACATTTTTGATTTA GAAATAGTGACACCAGAAGTTTTGTATGAGAGAGTAGTTGAAGTAAGGTGCAGAGTGATACCAGCATTGCCAGGAAGATGTCAACTCGTTAAAGATTCTTGGAGAAAAGTGAAAGGTTCTACAGGAGAAGATTTATATGTAACGCAAGAAttaaacgaagagaaattaaaagaagactTGTTGGAATTGAAACAATTAGGAATCGAAAGCATCGCTGTAGTTTTGGCGCACAGTTACAC ATATGCTGAGCATGAAATCAGAGTTGGGGAATTGGCTAAAGAAATTGGATTTTCTcaaatatctctttctcaccaAGTGATGCCAATGACTAGGATCGTTTCACGAGGATTTACGACTTGTGCTGATGCTTATTTGACACCGCACATCAAACAATATCTGCAG ggATTTTCCTCGAGATTTAAAGACAATTTGAAAGGTGTTAACGTTTTATTCATGCAAAGCGATGGTGGATTAACTCCTATGAATTC aTTTAACGGATCACGAGCCATATTGTCTGGTCCAGCTGGCGGTGTCGTTGGATATGCCATGACAACTTATGGTAAAGAAACTGATTTACCTGTAATCGGCTTCGATATGGGAGGAACTTCAACTGATGTCAGTCGTTATGGTGGAAGTTATGAACACGTTTACGAAAGCACCACGGCTGGTGTAACGATACAAGCGGCTcag TTGGACGTGAATACTGTTGCGGCTGGAGGCGGATCGATGCTTTTCTTCAGGTCAGGTCTTTTCGAAGTAGGACCTGAAAGTGCTGGAGCCCATCCAGGACCTGCTTGTTATAAGAAAAACGGTCCGTTGGCAGTAACTGATGCAAATTTAGCCTTGGGTCGGCTACTTCCTGAATATTTCCCACAGATTTTTGGTCCTAACGAGAACGAACCCTTGGATAAATTTCGGACGATGGAAGCTTTTGAGAAACTAACAAATGAG ATCAATGAGTTTTTGATAAATGAAGGTTTAAGATCAGAATTCGATAAAATGACGATCGAAGAAGTTGCAATGGGATTTATAAAAGTAGCTAATGAAACTATGTGTCGACCAATTCGTGCTCTAACAcaggtattattttttaag GCTAAGGGCTATGATACATCACGTCACGTTTTAGCGTGTTTTGGTGGTGCTGGTGGTCAACATGCATGTGCTATTGCTCGTTCACTCGGTATGAGCACCGTTTTTGTTCACAAGTATGCTGGAATTTTGTCCGCATATGGTATGGCTTTGGCAGATGTTGTGGAAGAAGCACAGGAACCCAGTGCTgagatatatgaaaaaa ATTCTTTTCAACGATTGGATGAACGTTTAGATATTCTCGCAGCaagagcaagaaagaaattggCTCAACAAGGTTTCGATCATTTTCAGATACACGTAGaatcatttttacatttacgtTACGAAGGTACCGATTGTGCTCTAATGTGTTCACCAAAACTTGATTCTGAAAATTCTTTGGATTCACCAAAACACGGCGATTTTCTTACAACATTCTTAGAACG ATATCAAACAGAATTTGGGTTCACTATGCCTAATCGAAAGATTTTGATAAATGATATCAGAGTTCGTGGAACAGGAAGAACAACGATAATCGAGGATAAAATTCTACCTTCATTCTCTAAACCTGCAAAACCAGAAAAA TTGTCTATGGTGTACTTCGAAGGAGGATATCAAGACACTAAAATTTTCCAATTGAGTTCTCTTTTACCAGGACACGTTATAGAAGGTCCTGCGATTATTATGGACAGTTTAAGTACTCTGTTAATAGAACCAGATTGTACAGGATTTATTACTTCCAAaggagatattaaaattactattGGCAAAGGAATTCGTACAAAAGTTACAACCGATTTGGACACCATTCAACTTAGTATTTTTTCTCATCGTTTCATGAGTATCGCCGAACAAATGGGAag AATTTTACAAAGAACGTCTATCTCGACGAACATCAAAGAAAGATTAGACTTTTCTTGCGCTGTGTTTGGTCCAGATGGTGGTCTTGTTTCGAACGCTCCACATATACCAGTTCACTTGGGTGCTATGCAAGAAACAGTTCAGTATCAAATGAAAGCTTTTAAAGGCAAATTTACACGAGGTGATGTGATACTTTCTAATCATCCTTCGGCTGGTGGTTCTCATCTTCCAGATCTCACTGTAATAACACCTGTATTTTATAG agATATGGAACAACCGGTATTCTTTGTAGCCAGTCGGGGTCATCATGCTGATATAGGTGGAATAACACCTGGTTCGATGCCACCACATTCGACCATGTTGATTCAA GAAGGTGCAACGTTTAAGAGCTTTTTACTCGTTCACAAAGGTGTTTTTCGGGAGAAAGAATTAACCGAGGCTTTGATGGAACCTGGTAAGATTCCAGGAAATTCAGGCACCAGAAATCTTTCTGATAATTTGAGCGATCTCAAAGCACAAATAGCTGCTAACCACAGA GGAACACAATTAGTGAATGAACTGATCGATATTTATGGCCTTGACGTTGTTCAAGCGTACATGGGTCACATTCAACAAAACGCCGAACTTGCTGTTAGAGATATGCTGAAGTTGGTCGGTAATAAAGTACTTCGGGATAGTGGGAGTAGCAGCGTCACTGCCGTCGATTATCTCGACGATGGTAGCCGGATTAAGTTGCGATTAGACTTTGACGTTGAGAAGGGTGAAGCAGTTTGTGATTTCAC tgGCACTGGATACGAAGTTTGGGGTAATTGCAATGCACCGCGTGCTGTAACACTTTCAGCACTTATTTATTGTCTCAGATCTATCGTTGGACGTGACGTACCGTTGAATCAA GGATGTTTGAAACCTGTCAGAGTTATTATTCCCAAGGGTTCTCTTCTGGATCCCTCTGAGGAAGCTGCTGTGGTCGGTGGTAATGTTTTGACCTCTCAACGAGTCGTTGATGTTGTTCTGCAAGCTTTCGGAGCTTGTGCAGCTTCTCAAGGATGTATGAACAATATAACACTTGGTACAGTCGAATGGGGTTATTACGAAACTGTTGCTGGTGGTAGTGGAGCT GAATCAAATACTTT ggTCCAACATGGGATGGTAGAGGTGGCGTTCACACACACATGA